A section of the Carya illinoinensis cultivar Pawnee chromosome 12, C.illinoinensisPawnee_v1, whole genome shotgun sequence genome encodes:
- the LOC122290274 gene encoding uncharacterized protein LOC122290274 has product MQFPSILVFCPRIPSIATYLSKLKTLHTTRKKALAIVYHLYPFSCAKEESISQSFPSLLSFLRFLVPEKPQILLLHCTKAQFFQNGSLGFLSQLAPEVTSCKHKFHLYSWMWHCWTCWWLVELLDPLVAGGIAGPSYFLT; this is encoded by the exons ATGCAATTTCCCTCAATCTTGGTTTTTTGCCCTAGAATTCCTTCCATCGCTACATACCTTTCCAAGCTAAAAACCCTTCATACAACAAGGAAGAAAGCATTAGCCATAGTTTACCATCTGTATCCATTTTCTTGCGCCAAGGAAGAAAGCATTAGCCAGAGCTTCCCTTCACTACTTTCCTTCCTTCGCTTTCTTGTCCCAGAAAAACCCCAAATTCTACTGCTCCATTGCACCAAAGCTCAGTTCTTTCAAAATGGATCTCTGGGATTCCTTTCTCAATTGGCGCCAGAG GTTACCAGTTGCAAGCACAAGTTTCATTTGTATTCTTGGATG TGGCATTGCTGGACCTGCTGGTGGCTGGTGGAGTTGCTGGACCCGCTGGTGGCTGGTGGCATTGCTGGACCTTCATATTTCCTGACATGA